DNA from Terriglobus tenax:
AGAAGGTGGCGTTCCACAGGTCGTTGCCGTCCTGGATAATGCCGTAAAACAGCTCGCCTTCATTCGGAATCGTGCGGTACTGCTGCAGGTTCCGCTCAAACGGATCGGCCGAATAAAAGTGGTGCGGCGTCTGCAGCATCGCCAGCTTTTCGTCCTTCAGAAACCAGCCCACGGTCATCTGCAGAAAGCTGCGCGTAGGCACGTGGTCGCAGTCAAAGATCGACACCAGCGGCGAGTCCATCGTCTCCAGCGCCGTATTAATGTTGCCGGCCTTGGCGTGGGTATGTTTTTCGCGGACCTTGTAGCCGATACCTGCTTCTTCGCAGAACTGGCGGTACTCGTCGCGGACACCGTCATCCAGGATATAAACGTGCAGCTTCTCCGGCGGATAATCAATGTTCAGCGCCGCAAGCGCGGTATAGCGCACCAGCGAGAGCGGCTCGTTGTAGGTGGGAATCAGCAGGTCGACGTCCGGCCATTCCGCCTCATCGGCCGGCAGCGGCACCGGGCGGCGTTGCAGCGGCCACACCGTCTGGATATAGCCCAGCACCATGATCAGGATGGTGTAGACCTCGGCCCCCAGCAGGATCAGCATGAGGATCGAATCGATCTTGTAGGGATTGTTTGCTTCGTCGGAGAAGTAGTCGACCAGCTGGCCGATACGCCACCAGCCATAGCGCGTGGTCGCCGTCACCGAGAGCAGCATCAGGCTGATGGTGACCACCTTCGAGGTCGAGACACGGTTCATCACAAGGGCCGTGACGACCAGAACAGCGCCGAGAATTGCCTGTTTTTGCCAGCTCAGGTACAGGCTGATGAACTGGAATGCAAAGAACAGGGCCACAAGGACGATCAGCCAGCGGACAACTCGCATCAATATGCCGTCACTCCAGGGAATTCTGAATGGCCCATTGTCGCTTCCCTCGGCCACAGGTCCCGCTCAACTTTCCGGGGTATTTCCTTCATCACAATACCACTCACCGAAAGACTGCCGGAGCCACCCGTATCTATAACCGGAAGCGCAAGATACGCTTGCTGAAAATGGCCCAGGAACGCCTCGCTCCGTCCCTTTCCTTGCGATTGGAGACATAGGCTCCGAAGAAGACACTCTCGCCTATCGGGACATTGCTTCTGCACAAAATGTAACGAAAGTAAGGTTACCGCTGGATGCCCAACCCAAGGACGGCTTCTATTTCGTTTTGACGGGAAAAAGGCGATTCTCTTCTGTTCGGAATGCAACTTATTGATACCACTGCAAACTTTACGCAGATCGCCGGATTCCCTTGTTGTCCGGAGCACAATGAGGGTAACCCTGAGGCCTGGTTACCGTTTAGCCTGAGCTTGGAAACCGCCCTGGCATTCCACCAAAGTTGTAAGGCAAGTCAATATAAATCAAAGAGTTGCGGTGCTAATCTCAACTCAAGCTAATGTGGCGGAGAGTGGTCTCCCGTCAATCTGAAAGTACTGCACGGCACTCGTTGCCCTAAGTTGAGAAGGCTCCCCCGAGCTGCCATGAGGAATCGATTGAATGTCGACAACACCGCGAGTGTACTCCGGCGGTCATACTGCCGTCCGTCCTGCCTCCGGGCGTCCGGCCCCGGGCTTCAGCATGTCTGAACGCAAGGCGGCAGCGCGTCTCTTTTCCAGCTCTGTCGTTGCCTGGCTTGATCTTGCCCTGCTGACCTTCAGCCTTGCCGTTACGGCGGTTGCCTGCTACCCCACCTCGATTGACCGCTCAAACCTCGGCACCTTTCTGGGCCTGCGCATCTCTCTGCGCAATCTTGGCCTGCTGGTCGCGTGCCTGATGGCCTGGAGGCTGGTGCTGTGGGCCTCCGGCGTCTACCGTGCCGTTTCTTTCCGCCATCTTGCCAGCCGCATCTTCCTGGCCTCACTTTTGTGCACGCCGGTAGCCTCGCTTGCCCTGATGGCGCGCTCGACCGGCGGCGGCATCGTCCGCCCAACGGCCCTGTTCTATATCCTCACCATCACCTCGCTCTATGCCTGCAGAGGCATAGCGACCCTCTTCGCCGGGTATATCCACAGCTACACGCGCCAGGTCCGCACCGCTCTGATCATCGGCAGCGGTTCGCTGGCGCAAAAGCTTGTGCAGGGACTGCCAGGGCATCCGGAGTGGGACTACCGGTTGCTCGGCTACGTGGATTCAGAACCGCAACCCTTTGCCGACGATCACATGCCCATGACCTACCTGGGCGGTATGGATACGCTGCATGATCTGCTGATGAGCCAGCCGGTCGATGAGGTCTTCATCGCCCTCCCGCTCAAGTCGCAGTATGAGGAGATTCAGCGCGCAATCGACCTGTGCGAGGCCGCGGGCGTGCAGTCGCAGTACCTGTCCAACATCTTTACGACCTCCGTCACCAAGAACCTGCATCGCGACGAAGACCGCATTGTGCTGCGCATGGTGCACCATGACAGCCGCCGTTTCCTGAAGCGCGCCTTTGACTTCACGGCATCGCTGCTCGGCATCCTGCTCATCTCGCCCATCCTCCTGGCGGTCGCCATCGCGATCAAGCTCTCCAGCAAGGGCCCGGTCATCTTCAAGCAGACTCGCTACGGCCTGAATAAGCGCCCCTTCTCCATGTACAAGTTCCGCAGCATGGTGGTGGACGCCGAAAAGCTGCAGGCACAGCTGGAGCACCTGAACGAGACCTCCGGCCCGGTCTTCAAGATCAAGAGCGACCCCCGTGTCACCCGCATCGGCGCTTTCATCCGTAAGACCTCCATCGACGAACTGCCGCAACTGTTCAACGTTCTGCGCGGCGAGATGTCCCTCGTCGGCCCTCGTCCGCTGCCGACCCGCGATGTCAACCGCTTCTCGGAGCTGAGCCTGATGCGCCGCTTCTCCGTCAAGCCGGGGATGACCGGCCTGTGGCAGGTCTCCGGCCGTTCGAACCTGGATTTCGATGGATGGATCGCACTTGACCTGCGCTACATCGATACCTGGACCCTGATGCTGGACCTGCGCATTCTGGCCCTGACCGTTCCGGCCGTCGTCAAAGGCCGTGGAGCCTCATGAACCACGGCACCGCCCCATTCCGGATCGCGGTCTTCCACGATAACTTCGCACAGGCTGGCGGCGCGGAGAAGGTCGCGGAAGAGATTCACCGCACGCTTGCCCCCGCCGACCTGTGGTCGACGCTGTACGCGCCGGAGCGCCTGTCTGCCTATGCCCGCCAGCAAGGCATCCGCACCACGTGGATGCAGTCCCTGCCAGGCAAAGCGAAGTATTTCCGTTATTACTTCCTGCTTTATCCCTTCGCGGTAGAAGGAGCCAAGCTCGACGCATACGACCTGATCGTCACCTCCTGCTTTGGCTATGCCAAGGGCGTCCGTAAGCGGAAGGGTGCGGTGCATGTCTGCTACTGCCACACACCCATGCGCTGGGTATGGCGCACGGCGGACTACGTTGCCCGCGAGGGCTTCAGCGCCTGGAAGCGCACCCTTCTGAACCTGTTGCTCAAGCCGCTGAAGGCCTGGGAGATGCGTGCCGCACGACAGCCCGATATCTTCATCGCCAACTCGCACGCCGTGGCCGAACGCATCCGCTTCGCCTTCGGACGAGAGTCCATCGTCATTCCTCCTCCCATTGAGACCTCGCGTTTTCAGCTTTCGGCAGAGGTGGATGATTCATACCTCGTTCTCACGCGACTGACGCCGTACAAGCGCATCGATCTTGCGGTGGAAGCCTGCACGCGGCTTGGCCGCAAGCTGGTCGTCATCGGCGATGGCCCTGACCGCGCACGCCTGGAAGCCATGGCCGGACCGACCGTGACCTTCCTTGGCCGCGCCCCGGACGAGGTGGTGAACCGCCATGCCTCGCGCTGCCGCGCCCTGCTCTTCCCCGGCGAAGAGGACTTCGGCATGGTGCCCCTGGAGATCAACGCCTCCGGCCGCCCTGTGATTGCTTTTTACGGTGGCGGAGCCATGGAGACCGTTCTCGATGGTGAGACCGGCGTCTTCTTCCGCGAAGCCAATGCCGATTCGCTCTCCGAAGCCATCCTGCGTTTTGAGTCGATGACCTTTAACCCACAGCGCATTCGCAGCCACGCAGAGGGCTACGACACCACGGTCTTCCGCCGCCGGTTGTTGGACGTAGTGCGCAGTGCCTCCAAGGAGTTTGCCCAGTTGTCCCCTGACCCAATTCCTGCCCTGGAAATCCCTGAACTTGCTGCCGCGGGCAGCGGGAAAGCAGGCCGTCCATGACAGAACCCAAGAGCTCTTTCTCTCTCAGAGATGTGATCGAGATCGCCTTCCGCCGTAAGAAGATGATCTTCACCATCATTCCGCTGGTGACCATGTTTGCCATCGTCATTACAGCGCTGACCCATCGCGTCTTCCAGTCGGAGATGAAGTTCCTTGTGCAGAACTCGCGCGGCAACGTCATCATCTCCGCCGAGAAGACCGCGGCCACGACCGCCGCCAACGACGTAACCGAGCAGCAGATCAACTCCGAGCTCGAGATTCTGTATTCGCGCGACGTGCTCGAGCCGGTGGCCGATCCTGCCTGGGACCCCCGCTACGCCTCCACCCGCAGCCCGGAGGAGGTGCGCCAGCACGAAAAGCTGGTCTCGGATTTTCAGCGTCACCTCAGCGCCGAGCCCACACGCAAGTCAAACGTGATCAACGTATCGCTGACGGCCGATAGCCCCGCCATGGCACAGGCGACCCTGCAGCGGCTCTCCACCGCCTACCTGGCGGAGCACCGCAAGCTGCAGCGTCCCCCGGGAGCTTCAGACTTCTTCTCCAACGAAGCCGACCGCTACCGCAAGGCCTGGGATGAAGCAACGCAGAAGCTGGTGGAGTTCCAGCAGCAGCACCAACTGGTTACCACCGCTGACCAGCAGACATCGCTGGAGAAAGACATTGCCACCGCGCAGACGAACCTGCGCGACACCGACGTCAGCCTGCATGAACTGGAAGCACGTATGAAGGCCGACTCGCGCAAGTTGTCTCAGACGCCGCAGCGGCAGGTGACAACCCGGAAGACCGTCCCGAACCAGCAGTCCATCCAGCAGCTTTCCAGCCTGGTGGTCGAGCTTGAGAACAAGCGCACCGCGCTGCTCACGCAGTTCCGTTCGGACGATCGCCTGGTGAAGGAGATCGACCAGCAGCTGATGCAGACGCGCGAGGCCCTGAACAATGCCATCGGCAGCAGCGCCGAAGAGCTGACCAGCGATGTCGATCCTACCTGGCAGCAGCTTCGCACGGTCTATGTGCAGGACGAGATCAAGCATGCCGCCACCGTGCAGCAGAAGAACGCACTGATCCAGCAGATTGCTTCGCTCAACAAAAAGATGGGCGAGGTACAGGGTCTTACGGTTCCCTTCAACCTGCTGCAGAGCCGCGCCGAGAACCTGAAAGAGAATTACACGCTCTACATGCAGAAGCGTGACCAGGCACAGATTGAAGATGCCATGGACGAGCGCAAGCTGCTGAACGTGGCCATTGCGGAAAGCCCCACGCTCTCCTACATGCCGGTCAAACCGAAGCCGCTCACGAACCTGGCGCTGGGACTGGCCTCCGCTGTCTTCATCGCGCTGGCCTGCGTCTACTTTGCGGAGATGACGCGCACCACTATCTCCACGCCGCGTGAGCTTGAGTCGCTCTCCCGCCATCCCGTGCTGGCAACCTTGCCGGTAGCCTCCAGGATTTACGAGGCCACGCTGATGCCGCCAACCCTGCCGCGAACGCCCAACACTTCGCTCCTCATCCACCGTAAGGAGCGGCTCTAATCATGCCATCCGGACCCAGAAAATTGGACGAACGCCTGGCAATGGCCTGCGATGGCCTGGTGGACCAGCTGTTTGTGCAGCGCCAGGCCACGGCAAATCTGCCTAGGGGTCTCGTCATCGCCATCACAGCACCCCACTCCGGCGCGGGCGTTACCTACATCACAGAGATGCTCGCAGAACGTCTTGGCGAAACCGCCGCTCGTGTGCAGGCCAGCGCCCTGGAAGAAGGAACCGGACTGCCGCTCTCAGAGGACTTTCAGAAATCGATTGAAAAGATGGACCGCCTGAACCGTCGCTCGGAAGTGCTGTACGAACTGCGCGCCAATTTTCACTACGTTCTGGTCGACTGCCCCTCCGTTAAGGACGGACACTTTGTCACCGGCCTTGCTCCGCTGGTGGATGGCGTCATCATCGTCATCGAAGCCGACCGCACGCAGAAGCGGCAGATTCTTTACACCGAGCGCACCATACAGGCCGCTGGCGGCAACATCTTCGGCCACATTCTGAACAAGCGAAACTACCCCGTGCCCGGATGGATCTTCCGCCGGCTGGAAGCGATGGGAGTGTAACGGACATGAAAGCCCTTCGCACGCTTCTTCTCCTCTTCCTCGCTCTTCCCGTGCTCGGCGCGCAGACGCCCACGCTGCAGAAGCATCCGCAGTACAGCATTCTGCCCGGCGACGTCCTTGAGATTCACTACCGCTACAGCCCCAGCTTCGACCAGACGGTCACCGTGCAGCCGGACGGCTTCATCAACCTGAACCTTGTGGGCAACATCCACATTGCAGGCATGACCGTCGACCACGTGCACGACACCATCCTGAAGTCCGTTGCCGAACGTCTGAACGATCCTGAAATCACCATCGTCCTGCGCGAGTTCCACAAGCCCTTCGCCGTGGTGTCGGGCGAGGTCGCCAAACCCGGCAAGGTCGATCTCCAGGAAGGTTCCACCGCTCTGGCCGCCATCATGCTTGCCGGCGGATGGACCGAGAACGCCAGGGCGGGCCAGGTGATCCTCTTCCGCAAGGTGAATAACGATCTCGCGGAGGTCCACATCCTCAAGCTCGGTAAACTGGACAAGACGCAGTACCTGGAGAACGATATGCCGCTGCAGTCCGGCGACATGATCATGGTGCCGCGCGACCGCATCTCGCGCATCTCGCGCTTCATCAAGCTGGCCAACGTGGGGGTCTACATGAACCCGCTGGATCGTATTCCCTGACGCATGAATGCAGCCCGCCAACCGGCCACCATCCTGTACATGAACCACACCGCGCCCGTCAGTGGCGCGGAACGTGTGTTGCAGGACCTGCTGCGCGACCTTGACCGGACACAGTTCCGGCCCGTGCTCGCCTGCCCGGAAGGCCCACTGCAGGGCGCTTGCGCTGCTCTCAA
Protein-coding regions in this window:
- a CDS encoding polysaccharide biosynthesis/export family protein; its protein translation is MKALRTLLLLFLALPVLGAQTPTLQKHPQYSILPGDVLEIHYRYSPSFDQTVTVQPDGFINLNLVGNIHIAGMTVDHVHDTILKSVAERLNDPEITIVLREFHKPFAVVSGEVAKPGKVDLQEGSTALAAIMLAGGWTENARAGQVILFRKVNNDLAEVHILKLGKLDKTQYLENDMPLQSGDMIMVPRDRISRISRFIKLANVGVYMNPLDRIP
- a CDS encoding GumC family protein is translated as MTEPKSSFSLRDVIEIAFRRKKMIFTIIPLVTMFAIVITALTHRVFQSEMKFLVQNSRGNVIISAEKTAATTAANDVTEQQINSELEILYSRDVLEPVADPAWDPRYASTRSPEEVRQHEKLVSDFQRHLSAEPTRKSNVINVSLTADSPAMAQATLQRLSTAYLAEHRKLQRPPGASDFFSNEADRYRKAWDEATQKLVEFQQQHQLVTTADQQTSLEKDIATAQTNLRDTDVSLHELEARMKADSRKLSQTPQRQVTTRKTVPNQQSIQQLSSLVVELENKRTALLTQFRSDDRLVKEIDQQLMQTREALNNAIGSSAEELTSDVDPTWQQLRTVYVQDEIKHAATVQQKNALIQQIASLNKKMGEVQGLTVPFNLLQSRAENLKENYTLYMQKRDQAQIEDAMDERKLLNVAIAESPTLSYMPVKPKPLTNLALGLASAVFIALACVYFAEMTRTTISTPRELESLSRHPVLATLPVASRIYEATLMPPTLPRTPNTSLLIHRKERL
- a CDS encoding P-loop NTPase family protein: MPSGPRKLDERLAMACDGLVDQLFVQRQATANLPRGLVIAITAPHSGAGVTYITEMLAERLGETAARVQASALEEGTGLPLSEDFQKSIEKMDRLNRRSEVLYELRANFHYVLVDCPSVKDGHFVTGLAPLVDGVIIVIEADRTQKRQILYTERTIQAAGGNIFGHILNKRNYPVPGWIFRRLEAMGV
- a CDS encoding glycosyltransferase, translated to MNHGTAPFRIAVFHDNFAQAGGAEKVAEEIHRTLAPADLWSTLYAPERLSAYARQQGIRTTWMQSLPGKAKYFRYYFLLYPFAVEGAKLDAYDLIVTSCFGYAKGVRKRKGAVHVCYCHTPMRWVWRTADYVAREGFSAWKRTLLNLLLKPLKAWEMRAARQPDIFIANSHAVAERIRFAFGRESIVIPPPIETSRFQLSAEVDDSYLVLTRLTPYKRIDLAVEACTRLGRKLVVIGDGPDRARLEAMAGPTVTFLGRAPDEVVNRHASRCRALLFPGEEDFGMVPLEINASGRPVIAFYGGGAMETVLDGETGVFFREANADSLSEAILRFESMTFNPQRIRSHAEGYDTTVFRRRLLDVVRSASKEFAQLSPDPIPALEIPELAAAGSGKAGRP
- a CDS encoding sugar transferase, whose amino-acid sequence is MSTTPRVYSGGHTAVRPASGRPAPGFSMSERKAAARLFSSSVVAWLDLALLTFSLAVTAVACYPTSIDRSNLGTFLGLRISLRNLGLLVACLMAWRLVLWASGVYRAVSFRHLASRIFLASLLCTPVASLALMARSTGGGIVRPTALFYILTITSLYACRGIATLFAGYIHSYTRQVRTALIIGSGSLAQKLVQGLPGHPEWDYRLLGYVDSEPQPFADDHMPMTYLGGMDTLHDLLMSQPVDEVFIALPLKSQYEEIQRAIDLCEAAGVQSQYLSNIFTTSVTKNLHRDEDRIVLRMVHHDSRRFLKRAFDFTASLLGILLISPILLAVAIAIKLSSKGPVIFKQTRYGLNKRPFSMYKFRSMVVDAEKLQAQLEHLNETSGPVFKIKSDPRVTRIGAFIRKTSIDELPQLFNVLRGEMSLVGPRPLPTRDVNRFSELSLMRRFSVKPGMTGLWQVSGRSNLDFDGWIALDLRYIDTWTLMLDLRILALTVPAVVKGRGAS